The genomic region GTGCATCTCAAATTGAACACTGCTAGCACTGGATTGCAATACAAACTACCTGTGagtgaaaataaagcagttaagaaaaaaataatcagtttcaTTAAAGTTCATTCAGTTTGGTACTGTAAACATTGATAGGGGAGACCCAGCTCTCAAAAATACAAGCCTTTTGGAAAGTTGAACACTACAAAACCTTTATCTTGGACACAATGCAGTTGACAGACCCTATGTTTGCTATAAAGATTAACATTAAAGATAGATAACTACTGTAAGAAACAGCACGCCAGACTTAAAATCCAAGCCATCACTCttgaggctggggggggggggggggggggaaggaggaaggaaaaaaaaaggaaaaaaaaaaaataaaaataaaaaaaaagacacacatgAAAGCCCttcaatttttataaaatcattACTGAGACAGAAGAGCCCTGCTTTGCCACATTAGTGCTCAACTGTATCTGGTCAAGTGACACAgtaaactaattttaaaactgtgtgaACTAGATTCTTCAAGATCACCACTAAGATTCAACCATGGCTCTGCAATGATTGACTAATACGTTGGTTATGACCCATTATCTCCTCCATTTAATACAACCTTGAACCTTAGGACTATGAAGGAGACATAGCTGAAAGTCACGTAACAGCAGGGCACTAGGACCAAGCACAGTCATGgcccattttttttaaaactcttttatCCAGAGTCCTTGCCACAAAGAGCTTATGAtccaaaaaggacaaaaagagagggaaaggcttATGATACACAAACAGCCTGATCAATATGATGGCGGCAACATGCCAGTTAGGAGCTAACTAAAACGTAAGACAGAATCCAGCTGAGGCAGTGGCGAAACTCGGTTCCTGTAGTATTATGAAATTCTCAAATGTACTGATGCCAAGGGAAAAACCACACACTGAAAACTCTCAAAAAGCTTAGATTCTAATgagttttctgttctctttcagaCAATGCCTGGCCTTTTCCAACTGCCTTGTGTCCTATCTGGCTGTTCCTTGACGTCCTCTTTTCCACAGCTTCCATCATGCACCTCTGTGCCATCTCACTAGACCGCTATATTGCGATTAAAAAGCCAATCCAGGCTAGTCAGTACAATTCATGGGCTACAACAATCATCAAAATCATCGTGGTTTGGCTCATTTCAATAGGTATGTTGAGACTCGGGAGACTGGAGAAGGAATGCAAAAGCTTTTCATGTCCAAAACAATACGTGAAAGCtgggcagaaaggaaaatttggcCAAGTGCTATTGATTAGCAGACCCTAACACCTGGGCTGGCTTAAGTCCACCTCTTGGATCATAAATAGCTACATCATAAAAATCTGCCTGAACCACTACTCCTTATCAGGCTTACTAGAAAGAGCAAGATTGAGTAGGGATAATCATCGCTCTTCTTCATGGTCCTAAAAGTCCAAAAATCAAAAGACAATATCTGAATGCATAGCATGTCTCCTGGAAAAGCAGATTTCATGTTCCTGTGGTAGTATATTCTGTCCCAAACACCATTTTAAGCCTTGAGTAGATGCTGCTAAAATCTGTGCCTTACAATTGTCCCATGAAGCAAGTAAAAAAAGGTTAATTACTTACATCAAAGATTGTAAGATAAATGAGTGGCTGGTAACATTCACACTGAAGACTGAGATGCACTGGCAATATAGCATATAGAAAGGCTAACTTCTAAGcgaaaaaaaaccaaaacaaaaaaaaacacaaaaccaacacccccacccccaaaaaccccaaccccccaaaacccactaAACCCCAAACAGTTTATATAAAGGATGCCAATGTATAAACTTTTATGATATTAGCACCTCAGTGACGTGCATGTGTCACCACCTGTCTTTAAcgcttaaaaaaataaatctgttaaaTGAGCTAAGGAGGTGAAAAGATTTAATTCAAACAACTGAATGCACGCTGCAGGCAGCCACAGGCATAGTGCAAGTGTGtgcaagagaaagaacaaaattattctgGATTATTAAGGCCAATGATGCCTAGGAGAATGGGTATATCCACCTTCTTGGCCGAGACATACATGCCTAAATCTAAAAATtccaacttgaaaaaaaattctggaagaGCTGTGATGATAGGAGAAAAGATGCTATCTTtatcacaaaaaaaggaagctgttaACATGACAAGACACTTACAAGTTGACCTTTTAATGCCTGATTTATTAGTATTAATCAGTGCtgtactttttcatttcttttttatctaaCACAAAAGTACTCTGCAGCTGAGCCAGGGTTCTCCAAATCAAAGGTTAATTTGGTTCAATcctcattttaaatgtttgctgtaTCTGAAGGTGTGCCTCTTATTAAGAAAGATATCAAATGGCTGAAGGGTAAaccatttttctcttgctgccttCAACCTACTTCAGTAAGCAGAGTAGCAGAGGAATAGAGTAAATCCCTAGATCTCATTAAGTGGTATCAGGAAACATAGCACAAATAACCTTCACCAGACAGCAAGGAacctgttgtttttgttgtaaTGTCAGACTGCTGGCAAATGAAGTGCTGACTGTAATTTATACAGTCAGCAGTGGTTATAAAAAAGTCAGCAGTGGTtataaaaaattcatttaaaagacaagactgctaaaattttttttttgacgAGTGGTGAATTACAGAGCTAGCTAGCCTcatttaaacacttttaaataTGCAAGAGACTTTAAACAACAAATCCATCTCAAACACACACTGCATAATTCTGGCATCTATTTAACTACTTGTATATATGAAAGAAGTCAagcagggtaaaaaaaaaaaaatcagctgtctATGTCCAGTCACTTGTTGTGGTTAAGATAAGAGGGAAAGACAAGTTTTATGTATTTACAGAACTGTCCTTCAAAAAGTGCAAAGGTTAccccagaggaggaaaaaagcagatggCATTAGGGAAACACATTTCACTGGAGGAAAAGCCATACTAATTCTAACAACTAGAGTCAAAGCAATTCATGTGTTTTACACTTGAGAGTTGGCAACTTTATACTGCTTCCTCAATCACTAAGGGTTAGGCCCAATCTCCTTAGAAAGGGCACTCTGTTAAAGCTGAGTTTGCCAAGTCTCACAAAGTACTCTTTGCCCAATTACCCACGTGAGGCTCTCAACAATTCACATTCTCTCTGTCACCCTGTGCCTGCTCCAGAGCTCAGGAACTACCTTCTTTAGAGACGCTGAGGCTTCAGGCCCAAAAAAGAGATTGCAAGTGATTACCATATGCTGAAGTACTTGGTTTTTCTCCTGTAGGCATTGCTATTCCGATCCCTATCAGAGGCATTGAGGAGGGAAATGGCAACTCTACAAACATCACATGTGTCCTGATGCCCGATCGTTTTCATGACTTCATTCTGTATGGGTCAGTGGCTGCGTTCTTTATTCCCCTCGCTATCATGATAGTCACTTATTTTCTGACAATCCAAGTGCTACGCAAGAAGGCCTACTTGATCAACAAACCACCTCAGCGTTTCACTTGGTCAACAGTGTCCACAGTATTTCAGCGTGACACAACGCCCGCCTCCTCACCAGAAAAGGTGGCCATGCTAAATGGCTCCAGAAAGGACAAGACTTTGCCTTATGACATGCCTATCTGCAGAACGTCTACGATTGGGAGGAAGTCCATGCAAACAATAACCAACGAACAAAGGGCGTCAAAAGTTCTGGGgattgtcttttttcttttcttgttgatGTGGTGCCCATTCTTCATAACAAACATAAGTTCAGTTCTGTGCAACTCCTGCAACAAGGAGGTTTTTCAAAAGCTAATGGAGATATTTGTTTGGATAGGATATGTATCTTCAGGAGTAAACCCTCTTGTCTATACGCTCTTCAACAAAACATTTAGGGAGGCTTTCAGCAGGTATATCACTTGCAACTATCGGACCACAAAGCCTATCGAGGCCCTTCGGAAATGCTCCAGCAGGATCTCTTTCAGAAGCTCTGTGGCAGAAAATTCCAAGCTCTTTGTCATGCATGGGATGAGAAATGGGATTAACCCCATTATGTACCAGAGCCCAATGAGGCTGAGGAGCTCACCCATCCAAGCATCATCAGCCATTCTGCTGGATACATTGCTGCTCACAGAGAATGAAGTtgataaaacagaagaacaagtcAGCTACGTATAATGGAATGGCAGCCCTGTCCATATCATAGTATTACTGTATGTATTATTCTAGGTAACTGTGCTGTAAGAGGGTATAAATACTATTGTTTCCTGTTATTTATGCAAGCAATATCTTATAAATTCATATTAATTCCTCTCTTCCAATGTCTCCTCTACTTTAACCCCAACCCCATGGCAGCAACCACAACTTCATTCCATGATAAATGACTAATGCAGAACTGTAGCCTACAggtagaaggaaataaataaaagctaaatCAGTTTGAGTATCTGACTTCAGTTCTCATCATCTTCAGCCTCTccaaagtacatttttataagaaaagcGTCTCTGTACAAACACTACTTTAACATTCGCTCTAGCAAGAAGACAGAACACTCTGTAGGTTGATGCTCTACAATGAAATTAGCAGGGGGATACAAGCTTgctagttttaatttaaatccaCCTTTACTCTGTATGAACAAAACAGCACACAAGCTCACTGCATTGCCTCCTACAGATACATTCCTCTGCTCAGACTGCATATCCAAGTACAAGCTTTTCTTGCTCTCCGAGGGTACGTATATCACAAGCAGAATCACTTGCTCCAGAGACCAAAAGGCATACGTGCGCATTCCACAAGGGGTAAAACTGGTTCTTAGCAGGGTAAGGAAAAATTCCTTGTGCTGAAATTATCCCTTTGTGGTTTTACTGTGGGGTGGGCAGAATCTCTTACCCACCTGAATTTCACCTCCATCACTCTCACATACACATAAGCCTGGTATTGTCagattttccacagaaaactgctctttgttcttttcatacTAAGAAAATGAGAGCATTTAACCAAAACAGGACAATATCACATCAATGATCGAGAGTAATACAGGACAGGCAGTGCCTGGAACATACCTTTAATTTATATGAACAAACTTCCCTTTTTATGACTGCTGGAACTTCAGTAAAAGCCTTCCCTCATCCAATATAGTTAACACAAAGTAGAAAAGTCACAGACAGAATAGCTATTTCACTTGAAAATAAGAGCAAGTGTTTAAGAGACAGCAGAGACAACATTACTATCTAGACCTGCATACATTCGCAGTTTAGCTTACCTCAGAGTAATTTCATTGGACTAATGGCATAAGATTACAGGTTCCAATCTGCACTCTCTCGAACATGCTCAAGCCTTCCATCAGAACACAAAATTAATAGAAAGAATCGTTCCTCACAATCCGTAAAAGCTACCAGAGTCTATCATCTGGGAAATGAGGAGCTTCTGACAGTTCCAGACCACCTCTCTTTGGGAAGGGAAATCGGATTTCCCCAAAGTACTGGAGTTCTTACAGCAAGCAGCCAGCTCACCATTTTTTTCGATAGTTTCCCTTTACAGTAAAATTTTCAGCTTAGgcctcattttcatttttgttttcagaactcTTTAGTTACACACTAAAATTATATAGAGAAAAAGGCTtagttttttttcatctgcagaaagGGAAGTACTGAAGATAACATGTCCTTCCAACatttattcatatatatttaatttaaaacatatgcaAGTTCAAAACAGAGCCTAACATAACAACTGCCAGAGAGTTCCAGGAGAAAGCATTACAAATACTTCTGTGGTACTTACAGGAAGttgtctccttcctcccctttctgGTGATAGTCACTAGCCACTTAATTTACAGTAAGCTCTAGCTGGTCTTACTCCTCTTTCATTAATCGGAATTTGTTTAACTGGATCCTGTAGTTAAAAGCCAGAATTCACAGATTGCTATAGCTGCGAAAGATGCCtacatctaaaaatatttgagaacCAAAAGCCTTTAATAAGACCTAGATTACTTTGAAGCTCAAGGGGGGAGGAAGTAGGaataaaacaaatccaaaaaacccccaaactcccAGGTACATAGCTGAAAATGTCACAGACTAGTATCTCATTTAACCTAAAGCAGGTACTTTGGAACCAGGTGAAAGCGCAATCGCATCCATGCACAGAGTgatcacagcaaaaaaaaaaattaaaagcatcatTTGCAATGCAGGAACCAGCCTTCATGAGGAATAACACCAAAAGGCAAATAGGCACAGCACTGTTCTTGAGGGGTTATTTCCCAGCAGCCAGAGAGCAAGCAGCAGTCATTTTTGAAAACTCTCTTGCTACTTAAATAAATCCATGCTGATTAAACAAAAACCGTTCATAGAGCAGGCAGCTATCATCTATCTACTTTCAGCAGCAACTtaaattttccctttccagCAGGAATAACACAGCTGGCTCACAACACCTGGAAAGAGCAAGAGGTAACTTAGTTCTCTTCAGTCTGAGCCTGTTCTTGTACAACTGCCAGTCTGCAATGAGCAATGATGCAAGGAGCAATTTGCTCTAAGTGTCCCACAGAGAACAATTCCAAGGGCTCTTCATAATCAATGGTTAGACTCCACCAAGAGGAAACAATCCTTGAGAAAGTGTCACCcagaaaagatgtattttgtcAAGCCAGCATATAGATTTCTCAGTTTTAGTAACCATAAATAGAAACAACATATTCCAGTTACTGAATTTAGTCAGCAACAATAAACCTCAATCAAAAGGAGTAGTGACTAATAAAAAATCCAGTCTTCCtacagaggaaggaaatttCTCCATAGACAGAAACATATAATCAAGAAAATATGCACATTCCATTTAACACACTAAGTGTAAGAAGAAATCACTTGTccactgaaaaagcaaacaagctaAGAACTCAGGTAACAGCCTTGAACGCATaaggacagagggagaagaaagatgaagagaaaatgcagaactaTGGAATAAAAAGACAACATAACGGACGGCAGAGATCTTGTTTTAGCAACTGTATCTACAAGAACAGATTTGAACAAAGACATTACCTTCATTAGCAAGACATGACTGAAAATAAGAGTCACTGCAAGCTActataagaaagcaaaaatttgtTGTATGGTAACTAAGGACAACACTGCTCTTGTGGTACCAACAAGTGAGACAGGAGGCTCAGGACTACATCCATGAGCATCATCTTTAAGTaacacaaatacataaaatatatttttacacaCTGGCTGCGAAGTGAGAGTATTTTTATAGCTTCCAGCTTCCTTCATAAAGATAGCAGCCTAAATAATAATTGATAAAAGGTTTGCAGTCACTTGCTAGCTGAACACAAGATCTTTTTACAGGAGAAAGGGGTCATGCACTTCCcatt from Aquila chrysaetos chrysaetos chromosome 10, bAquChr1.4, whole genome shotgun sequence harbors:
- the HTR2B gene encoding 5-hydroxytryptamine receptor 2B isoform X1, coding for MSYPLNFLNGSGVGNGSLSPLSVTGEHKQDYSSDEQGNEVQVRWAALLILLVIIPTIGGNILVILAVSLEKKLQYATNYFLTSLAVADLLVGLFVMPIALLIILFDNAWPFPTALCPIWLFLDVLFSTASIMHLCAISLDRYIAIKKPIQASQYNSWATTIIKIIVVWLISIGIAIPIPIRGIEEGNGNSTNITCVLMPDRFHDFILYGSVAAFFIPLAIMIVTYFLTIQVLRKKAYLINKPPQRFTWSTVSTVFQRDTTPASSPEKVAMLNGSRKDKTLPYDMPICRTSTIGRKSMQTITNEQRASKVLGIVFFLFLLMWCPFFITNISSVLCNSCNKEVFQKLMEIFVWIGYVSSGVNPLVYTLFNKTFREAFSRYITCNYRTTKPIEALRKCSSRISFRSSVAENSKLFVMHGMRNGINPIMYQSPMRLRSSPIQASSAILLDTLLLTENEVDKTEEQVSYV
- the HTR2B gene encoding 5-hydroxytryptamine receptor 2B isoform X2; protein product: MSYPLNFLNGSGVGNGSLSPLSVTGEHKQDYSSDEQGNEVQVRWAALLILLVIIPTIGGNILVILAVSLEKKLQYATNYFLTSLAVADLLVGLFVMPIALLIILFGIAIPIPIRGIEEGNGNSTNITCVLMPDRFHDFILYGSVAAFFIPLAIMIVTYFLTIQVLRKKAYLINKPPQRFTWSTVSTVFQRDTTPASSPEKVAMLNGSRKDKTLPYDMPICRTSTIGRKSMQTITNEQRASKVLGIVFFLFLLMWCPFFITNISSVLCNSCNKEVFQKLMEIFVWIGYVSSGVNPLVYTLFNKTFREAFSRYITCNYRTTKPIEALRKCSSRISFRSSVAENSKLFVMHGMRNGINPIMYQSPMRLRSSPIQASSAILLDTLLLTENEVDKTEEQVSYV